Proteins found in one Aethina tumida isolate Nest 87 chromosome 1, icAetTumi1.1, whole genome shotgun sequence genomic segment:
- the LOC109603355 gene encoding cationic amino acid transporter 4, which produces MPGSRKMILKHVMSGICTKMNRTKQLPSDIMETPLNRCLNTFDITLLGVGHMVGAGIYVLTGTVAKDKAGPGIIISFLLAGLACLLSALCYAEFGTRVPKAGSAYVYTYISIGEFWAFVIGWNILLEHMIGAASVARAWSGYVDSLFGGFISNTTISVTGEMHEQLLGRYPDLLAFTVCLVYALLLGIGVKGSAIVNSLLTTINLCVMSLIVVVGFMYANEDNWTAQKGGFLPYGFGGVIAGAATCFYAFVGFDSIATSGEEAKNPSFSIPMATVISMGIVTLGYILVASALTLLVPYYEISETAALPEAFANVGMHWVKYVVSLGAICGMTTTLFGSLFSLPRCMYAMAVDGLLFGFLGKVNSKTQLPLINLVISGISSAIIALLFDLEKLVEFMSIGTLLAYTIVSACVIILRYRPSIESTLPKPVTTPGSEVSGSDMTTPASEIINLAGTLRAQYSWLSPLFGKCEPGSVVTTCVFIYTVFGGALCILFQVSSRDLSNGIWWTVIMAGIFILIMAGCMVVIIAHHQNDSGLRFKVPMVPFIPALSILCNIEFMVHLNVLTWLRFFVWMIFGMLVYFLYGIHHSKEGENNSSYSILMTTSEAVKETWGSTTRTNIKGFVTRRGSSPGDRTAIIDDDDSTD; this is translated from the exons ATGCCAGGATCAAGGAAAATGATCCTGAAACACGTGATGTCCGGAATTTGCACGAAAATGAACCGGACCAAACAACTACCATCAGACATAATGGAAACCCCATTAAATCGTTGTTTGAACACTTTCGACATCACTCTTCTGG GTGTCGGTCATATGGTTGGTGCCGGAATCTATGTCCTGACTGGCACGGTGGCAAAGGACAAAGCGGGACCgggaataataatttctttcctGCTCGCAGGACTTGCCTGTCTTCTATCGGCCCTTTGTTACGCCGAATTCGGAACCAGAGTGCCCAAAGCTGGATCCGCTTACGTTTACACATACATCTCGATCGGGGAATTCTGGGCGTTTGTCATTGGCTGGAACATCCTGCTCGAACATATGATCGGTGCTGCTTCTGTTGCAAGGGCCTGGAGTGGCTATGTTGATTCCTTGTTTGGGGGGTTCATTAGTAATACCACTATATCGGTGACTGGAGAGATGCATGAGCAGTTGTTGGGCAGATATCCGGATCTTTTGGCATTCACCGTTTGTTTGGTATACGCTCTCTTGTTAGGTATTGGAGTCAAAGGATCGGCGATTGTTAACAGTCTTTTGACTACAATTAATCTGTGTGTCATGAGCTTGATCGTTGTCGTAG gaTTCATGTATGCAAACGAAGACAATTGGACTGCCCAAAAAGGCGGTTTTCTACCATATGGTTTCGGAGGTGTGATCGCGGGTGCCGCCACCTGCTTTTACGCCTTCGTGGGTTTCGACAGCATCGCCACCTCTGGTGAAGAGGCCAAGAACCCTTCCTTCTCCATACCCATGGCCACCGTCATCTCCATGGGCATCGTCACTTTGGGTTACATTCTTGTTGCCTCTGCCCTGACACTCCTAGTGCCATACTATGAGATAAGCGAGACTGCAGCTTTGCCCGAAGCTTTCGCCAATGTCGGAATGCATTGGGTTAAATATGTGGTGTCTTTGGGCGCTATATGCGGTATGACCACCACGTTATTTGGGTCATTGTTTTCTTTACCGAGATGCATGTACGCTATGGCAGTTGATGGACTACTCTTCGGATTTTTGGGGAAGGTTAATAGCAAGACTCAATTACCCTTAATCAATCTGGTCATATCCGGTATTAGCTCGGCTATTATTGCTTTGCTCTTTGATTTGGAGAAGCTGGTGGAATTTATGTCGATTGGTACTTTGTTGGCTTACACGATTGTCAGCGCTTGCGTGATTATTTTGAGGTATAGGCCAAGTATTGAAAGCACCTTGCCTAAACCTGTTACGACACCAGGTTCCGAAGTTTCTGGTTCGGATATGACAACGCCGGCGtcagaaattattaatcttgCAG gtACTTTAAGAGCTCAATACAGTTGGTTGTCTCCACTTTTTGGAAAATGTGAACCAGGTTCAGTTGTAACAACTTGCGTGTTTATTTACACTGTTTTCGGAGGTGCTTTGTGTATTCTCTTTCAAGTCTCAAGTAGGGATTTATCTAATGGAATTTGGTGGACTGTTATCATGGCAGGAATCTTCATTCTTATTATGGCAGGAT GTATGGTGGTAATCATCGCCCATCATCAAAATGATAGTGGCCTAAGATTCAAGGTACCAATGGTACCGTTTATACCGGCATTGAGTATTTTATGTAACATAGAATTCATGGTGCACTTAAACGTTTTGACCTGGTTGCGATTTTTTGTCTGGATGATATTCGGAATGTTGGTTTACTTCCTTTACGGCATCCATCACAGTAAAGAGGGCGAGAACAACTCCtcttattcaattttgatGACGACTTCAGAAGCTGTTAAGGAAACTTGGGGTTCGACCACGAGAACGAACATCAAGGGGTTCGTGACAAGAAGGGGAAGTTCCCCGGGAGATAGAACTGCAATTATTGATGATGACGACAGTACTGATTAG